A region of the Arenibacter antarcticus genome:
GGTCATGATCCATTTTTATAGTGCAGCCACTATGCATCACTATATACCCTAATTTTAGATACTGTGTTAAATGAAAAATGGCTGCCAGGTATAATCGACAGCCATTAGCAGGTATTTAATAGCGTGGAAACTCTAGAATAAAATTGGAATATTTCCTCGCTTACATTCTTCAATCATTTCATCAGGCCAGATACTTGTCTGAATCTCTCCAATATGTGCTTTTTTCAAGAAAAACATACATAATCGAGATTGACCTATTCCACCTCCAATGGACAATGGAAGTTCATCATTAAGAAGCATTTTATGCCACATTAATTCTTTTCTATCTTCTGCCCCTTCAAGTGCCAATTGCTTATTTAAAGCTTCTTTATCAACACGAATTCCCATTGAGGAAATCTCCAATGCTTTTTCAAGAACAGGATTCCAAAGAAGTATATCACCATTCAAACCTTGTTGACCATTTCCGGTTTCGGTACTCCAGTCATCATAATCAGGGGCTCTTCCATCATGCTTTTTTCCTTCTGGAAGTTGTGCTCCAATTCCAATTATAAATATTGCACCATGCTTTTTAACGGCTTCTGTTTCTCTTTCATTTGGTGAAAGGTCAGGATACTGTTCCGCTAATTCTTGCGAATGAATGAACGTTATTTCTTCTGGAAGAACAGGCTTCATTTGAGGATAACGCTCGTATACAACATATTCAACCCTTCTAAAAACACTATAAATTTTCGTCACAATATATTTGAGAAAATCAATAGTTCTATCTTCCTTAGAGACTACTCTTTCCCAATCCCACTGATCTACATATATAGAGTGGATATTCGAAAAAACTTCATCAGGACGCAATGCATTCATGTCGGTATACACACCATAACCCGACTCGATTTTTAATTCCGCCAAAGCAAGTCTTTTCCATTTCGCAAGCGAATGAACAATTTCAGCTTCAGCATCATTCATCGACTTTATTGGAAAGGTAACAGGTCGCTCTAAACCACTTAGATCATCATTAATTCCCGATCCTTTTTTTACAAATAATGGGGCAGTGATTCTTCTTAATCTTAATTCAGAAGACAAACTAAGCTCAAAAAAGTCTTTAATCAATTTAATTGCTTGTTCTGTCTCTTGTATATTTAATTGCGGATAATATCCTTTCGGGATTTGTAATTTATAACCCATTTGTCAACATTTAATTAGATGATTAGCGACTCGCTGTTTTTAAATTGTATTTAAAAACAAAAGTGCAATAATTAGAATGAATATCAAAACAGTGTTGAATGAGAAATAATGAAATATTCTACTGATATTATTAAGAAAATGGAATTTAAATCGTTTTAGGCGATAATTCTGCGGAGTGACTATACAAAACCAAATTTACTGTACCCCTTTTGTACGTGGAAAAAGAAAAACCCCCTGACTTCTAATGAAATCAGGGGGTTTACTTGTTGGCCTACTAGGACTCGAACCTAGAACGACTGGACCAAAACCAGCTGTGTTGCCAATTACACCATAGGCCACTACCTTAATTGAGCGTGCAAATTTAAAACAAAGTTTCATATGCACAAATATTTTCACGTCATATTCAAAAAAATATTGAAAATAATTTTTAACCACAGGCCTTTACAACAACTAAACCCCATAAAAAACCTACTCAAAACACCCACTTTACAACGCTATCCTAGACCTACGA
Encoded here:
- the asnA gene encoding aspartate--ammonia ligase gives rise to the protein MGYKLQIPKGYYPQLNIQETEQAIKLIKDFFELSLSSELRLRRITAPLFVKKGSGINDDLSGLERPVTFPIKSMNDAEAEIVHSLAKWKRLALAELKIESGYGVYTDMNALRPDEVFSNIHSIYVDQWDWERVVSKEDRTIDFLKYIVTKIYSVFRRVEYVVYERYPQMKPVLPEEITFIHSQELAEQYPDLSPNERETEAVKKHGAIFIIGIGAQLPEGKKHDGRAPDYDDWSTETGNGQQGLNGDILLWNPVLEKALEISSMGIRVDKEALNKQLALEGAEDRKELMWHKMLLNDELPLSIGGGIGQSRLCMFFLKKAHIGEIQTSIWPDEMIEECKRGNIPILF